One window of Epinephelus fuscoguttatus linkage group LG9, E.fuscoguttatus.final_Chr_v1 genomic DNA carries:
- the LOC125894126 gene encoding protocadherin alpha-C2-like isoform X2, translating to MIMDLKFRDRLWRRYVSPLIFLCAVFSATSAVMHYSVPEEMEQGSVVANLALDLGLGDAKALGHRKMRLDVIANRRYLEINKETGELFVAEKIDREQLCNSKNPSCFLKMDVTIENPIRLFNIEVEITDINDNAPHFRRDTMHLDISESTSSGERFSLTNAIDPDFGSNSVKTYHLSESEYFDIEIQTGRDGSKFADLILKKALDREQQAVHNLILTAVDGGAPTRTGTASIIVRVLDVNDNAPSFNKDKYTVDVMENSPIGSLIIKLNATDLDEGSNSEIVYSYSLYTSERTQQMFNLNPENGEIRVKEMINYEDVKLYEMEVIASDKGPNSLSGQCKLTIQVTDMNDNHPEISIKSFQSPIKENEPIDTVIAVVSVSDKDSGDNGVVDLHIPDNMPFKLRESSDNYYELVVSEPLDREKVPEYDVTFTVTDRGSPPLSDNETMTLELLDVNDNVPQFPQSFYTIRVMENNAPGALLSSLTAFDPDLHENQYLVYFILEKEIANTSMSMLFSINPENGNLYALKTFDYEIEKEFLFHIEARDSGSPPLSSNVTVHIIIVDQNDNAPVIVSPWRAHGSVVEEKIPRSTDKGSLVAKVIALDTDSVHNSRITYQFLQVTDATLFSLDQYNGEIRTMRMFSYRDPRHQRLVVVAKDNGEPALSATVTIKLSTMETAVKAYSDMTEVPLEYDIFSDLNLYLVIGLGSVSFLLLITILVTIVLKCQKPKPSKAAPPCRNSVISERNSTIADSTLVSNDAYWYSLFLAETRKGKLVVRQPVPKGSRYIVSSIPRGTGLTDTSDSAPSTLQYPK from the exons ATGATCATGGATTTAAAATTTCGCGACCGGCTTTGGAGGAGGTATGTCTCGCCACTGATTTTCTTATGTGCAGTTTTCTCTGCTACATCTGCCGTTATGCACTATTCAGTTCCCGAAGAAATGGAGCAGGGATCTGTTGTTGCTAATCTAGCACTGGATTTGGGTCTGGGCGATGCAAAAGCACTTGGTCATCGTAAAATGAGACTGGATGTCATCGCTAATAGGAGATATCTTGAAATCAACAAAGAAACGGGGGAGCTATTCGTTGCTGAAAAGATTGACAGGGAACAGCTATGCAACAGCAAGAATCCATCGTGTTTTCTGAAAATGGATGTAACAATTGAAAATCCGATTCGACTGTTTAACATTGAGGTTGAAATAACGGACATCAACGACAATGCCCCTCATTTTCGCAGAGATACAATGCATTTGGACATATCGGAGTCAACATCGTCGGGGGAGCGCTTTTCACTAACCAATGCTATAGATCCCGATTTTGGATCGAACTCAGTAAAAACATATCATCTTAGTGAAAGTGAATATTTTGACATTGAGATTCAGACCGGTAGAGATGGCtcaaagtttgctgatctgatTCTGAAAAAAGCTTTAGACAGAGAGCAGCAGGCTGTTCATAATCTAATACtgactgctgtggacgggggcgcGCCCACGCGCACAGGTACGGCCAGCATCATTGTTCGCGTGCTTGATGTCAACGACAACGCCCCTTCATTTAATAAAGACAAATACACTGTAGATGTGATGGAAAACTCCCCGATTGGCAGTCTAATAATAAAACTGAACGCCACTGATTTAGATGAAGGGTCCAATTCTGAAATAGTTTATTCATATAGTTTATATACATCAGAGAGAACACAACAGATGTTTAACTTGAATCCAGAAAATGGTGAAATCAGAGTGAAAGAGATGATAAATTATGAAGATGTTAAACTTTATGAAATGGAGGTTATAGCCAGCGATAAGGGGCCTAACTCCTTATCTGGACAGTGTAAACTGACAATACAGGTGACAGATATGAATGATAATCATCCAGAAATATCCATCAAATCATTTCAGAGTCCTATAAAAGAAAACGAACCGATAGACACAGTGATAGCAGTAGTTAGTGTCAGTGATAAAGACTCAGGTGACAATGGAGTGGTTGATCTTCATATTCCAGATAATATGCCTTTCAAACTGAGGGAATCCTCTGATAACTATTATGAATTAGTAGTGTCAGAGCCATTAGACCGCGAGAAGGTCCCGGAATATGACGTCACTTTCACGGTGACAGACAGAGGTTCTCCTCCTTTATCTGACAATGAAACTATGACGTTAGAGCTGCTGGATGTTAATGACAATGTTCCACAGTTCCCTCAGTCATTTTATACTATCCGTGTGATGGAGAATAACGCACCTGGAGCCTTGCTCAGTTCACTCACTGCGTTTGACCCTGACCTCCATGAAAACCAGTATCTAGTTTATTTCATCCTAGAGAAGGAGATAGCCAACACCTCCATGTCCATGCTGTTCTCCATCAATCCAGAGAACGGCAATCTTTACGCACTGAAAACTTTTGACTATGAGATCGAGAAGGAGTTTCTTTTCCACATCGAGGCCAGAGACTCTGGCTCTCCTCCACTCAGCAGCAACGTCACGGTCCACATCATTATTGTGGACCAGAACGACAACGCTCCGGTCATTGTGTCTCCGTGGCGCGCGCACGGCTCGGTGGTGGAGGAAAAGATCCCCAGATCCACTGATAAAGGCTCTCTGGTTGCCAAGGTGATAGCCTTGGACACCGACTCGGTGCACAACTCTCGGATTACCTACCAGTTTCTACAGGTGACTGACGCCACCTTGTTCAGTCTGGACCAATACAACGGAGAGATCCGGACTATGAGGATGTTCAGTTACAGAGATCCGCGTCACCAGAGACTGGTCGTTGTTGCCAAGGACAACGGGGAGCCTGCTCTCTCTGCTACAGTCACCATCAAGCTGTCCACGATGGAGACTGCCGTTAAGGCCTACTCTGACATGACTGAGGTGCCTCTGGAATATGACATCTTCTCAGACCTCAACCTGTATTTGGTCATCGGTCTGGGCTCGGTGTCATTTCTCCTGCTCATCACCATATTGGTCACCATCGTGCTCAAGTGTCAGAAACCCAAGCCCAGCAAAGCGGCTCCTCCCTGCAGGAACAGTGTGATCAGTGAGAGGAACTCCACCATCGCAGATTCCACTCTGGTCTCCAACGATGCCTACTGGTACAGTCTGTTTCTAGCAGAGACCAGGAAAGGAAAGCTGGTGGTTAGACAGCCTGTGCCAAAGGGCTCCAGATACATCGTGTCCAGTATACCGAGAGGGACAGGACTCACAGACACTAGTGACTCAGCACCATCCACTCTGCAG TACCCTAAATGA
- the LOC125894126 gene encoding protocadherin alpha-C2-like isoform X1, whose amino-acid sequence MIMDLKFRDRLWRRYVSPLIFLCAVFSATSAVMHYSVPEEMEQGSVVANLALDLGLGDAKALGHRKMRLDVIANRRYLEINKETGELFVAEKIDREQLCNSKNPSCFLKMDVTIENPIRLFNIEVEITDINDNAPHFRRDTMHLDISESTSSGERFSLTNAIDPDFGSNSVKTYHLSESEYFDIEIQTGRDGSKFADLILKKALDREQQAVHNLILTAVDGGAPTRTGTASIIVRVLDVNDNAPSFNKDKYTVDVMENSPIGSLIIKLNATDLDEGSNSEIVYSYSLYTSERTQQMFNLNPENGEIRVKEMINYEDVKLYEMEVIASDKGPNSLSGQCKLTIQVTDMNDNHPEISIKSFQSPIKENEPIDTVIAVVSVSDKDSGDNGVVDLHIPDNMPFKLRESSDNYYELVVSEPLDREKVPEYDVTFTVTDRGSPPLSDNETMTLELLDVNDNVPQFPQSFYTIRVMENNAPGALLSSLTAFDPDLHENQYLVYFILEKEIANTSMSMLFSINPENGNLYALKTFDYEIEKEFLFHIEARDSGSPPLSSNVTVHIIIVDQNDNAPVIVSPWRAHGSVVEEKIPRSTDKGSLVAKVIALDTDSVHNSRITYQFLQVTDATLFSLDQYNGEIRTMRMFSYRDPRHQRLVVVAKDNGEPALSATVTIKLSTMETAVKAYSDMTEVPLEYDIFSDLNLYLVIGLGSVSFLLLITILVTIVLKCQKPKPSKAAPPCRNSVISERNSTIADSTLVSNDAYWYSLFLAETRKGKLVVRQPVPKGSRYIVSSIPRGTGLTDTSDSAPSTLQVQITLLQF is encoded by the exons ATGATCATGGATTTAAAATTTCGCGACCGGCTTTGGAGGAGGTATGTCTCGCCACTGATTTTCTTATGTGCAGTTTTCTCTGCTACATCTGCCGTTATGCACTATTCAGTTCCCGAAGAAATGGAGCAGGGATCTGTTGTTGCTAATCTAGCACTGGATTTGGGTCTGGGCGATGCAAAAGCACTTGGTCATCGTAAAATGAGACTGGATGTCATCGCTAATAGGAGATATCTTGAAATCAACAAAGAAACGGGGGAGCTATTCGTTGCTGAAAAGATTGACAGGGAACAGCTATGCAACAGCAAGAATCCATCGTGTTTTCTGAAAATGGATGTAACAATTGAAAATCCGATTCGACTGTTTAACATTGAGGTTGAAATAACGGACATCAACGACAATGCCCCTCATTTTCGCAGAGATACAATGCATTTGGACATATCGGAGTCAACATCGTCGGGGGAGCGCTTTTCACTAACCAATGCTATAGATCCCGATTTTGGATCGAACTCAGTAAAAACATATCATCTTAGTGAAAGTGAATATTTTGACATTGAGATTCAGACCGGTAGAGATGGCtcaaagtttgctgatctgatTCTGAAAAAAGCTTTAGACAGAGAGCAGCAGGCTGTTCATAATCTAATACtgactgctgtggacgggggcgcGCCCACGCGCACAGGTACGGCCAGCATCATTGTTCGCGTGCTTGATGTCAACGACAACGCCCCTTCATTTAATAAAGACAAATACACTGTAGATGTGATGGAAAACTCCCCGATTGGCAGTCTAATAATAAAACTGAACGCCACTGATTTAGATGAAGGGTCCAATTCTGAAATAGTTTATTCATATAGTTTATATACATCAGAGAGAACACAACAGATGTTTAACTTGAATCCAGAAAATGGTGAAATCAGAGTGAAAGAGATGATAAATTATGAAGATGTTAAACTTTATGAAATGGAGGTTATAGCCAGCGATAAGGGGCCTAACTCCTTATCTGGACAGTGTAAACTGACAATACAGGTGACAGATATGAATGATAATCATCCAGAAATATCCATCAAATCATTTCAGAGTCCTATAAAAGAAAACGAACCGATAGACACAGTGATAGCAGTAGTTAGTGTCAGTGATAAAGACTCAGGTGACAATGGAGTGGTTGATCTTCATATTCCAGATAATATGCCTTTCAAACTGAGGGAATCCTCTGATAACTATTATGAATTAGTAGTGTCAGAGCCATTAGACCGCGAGAAGGTCCCGGAATATGACGTCACTTTCACGGTGACAGACAGAGGTTCTCCTCCTTTATCTGACAATGAAACTATGACGTTAGAGCTGCTGGATGTTAATGACAATGTTCCACAGTTCCCTCAGTCATTTTATACTATCCGTGTGATGGAGAATAACGCACCTGGAGCCTTGCTCAGTTCACTCACTGCGTTTGACCCTGACCTCCATGAAAACCAGTATCTAGTTTATTTCATCCTAGAGAAGGAGATAGCCAACACCTCCATGTCCATGCTGTTCTCCATCAATCCAGAGAACGGCAATCTTTACGCACTGAAAACTTTTGACTATGAGATCGAGAAGGAGTTTCTTTTCCACATCGAGGCCAGAGACTCTGGCTCTCCTCCACTCAGCAGCAACGTCACGGTCCACATCATTATTGTGGACCAGAACGACAACGCTCCGGTCATTGTGTCTCCGTGGCGCGCGCACGGCTCGGTGGTGGAGGAAAAGATCCCCAGATCCACTGATAAAGGCTCTCTGGTTGCCAAGGTGATAGCCTTGGACACCGACTCGGTGCACAACTCTCGGATTACCTACCAGTTTCTACAGGTGACTGACGCCACCTTGTTCAGTCTGGACCAATACAACGGAGAGATCCGGACTATGAGGATGTTCAGTTACAGAGATCCGCGTCACCAGAGACTGGTCGTTGTTGCCAAGGACAACGGGGAGCCTGCTCTCTCTGCTACAGTCACCATCAAGCTGTCCACGATGGAGACTGCCGTTAAGGCCTACTCTGACATGACTGAGGTGCCTCTGGAATATGACATCTTCTCAGACCTCAACCTGTATTTGGTCATCGGTCTGGGCTCGGTGTCATTTCTCCTGCTCATCACCATATTGGTCACCATCGTGCTCAAGTGTCAGAAACCCAAGCCCAGCAAAGCGGCTCCTCCCTGCAGGAACAGTGTGATCAGTGAGAGGAACTCCACCATCGCAGATTCCACTCTGGTCTCCAACGATGCCTACTGGTACAGTCTGTTTCTAGCAGAGACCAGGAAAGGAAAGCTGGTGGTTAGACAGCCTGTGCCAAAGGGCTCCAGATACATCGTGTCCAGTATACCGAGAGGGACAGGACTCACAGACACTAGTGACTCAGCACCATCCACTCTGCAG GTACAGATCACTCTACTGCAGTTTTAA
- the LOC125894127 gene encoding protocadherin alpha-C2-like yields MGPVVTVQCCQRYVLLVILLSIVRNISTSVTHYSIPEEMKEGSVVANLATDLGLDVKTLNQRKMRLDIIANKKYLDVNKETGELYIVEKIDREYLCPTKSSASCYLKLEVILENPLRIFNIEVEILDMNDNAPQFRRDAIHLDISEATPKGERFSLSNAVDPDVGINSVKTYHLSESDHFNIEVQTGRDGSKFAELILTKTLDREQQAVHNLILTAVDGGTPARSGTASVIVHVLDTNDNAPAFDKANYNIKIMENSPIGSLVVHLNATDLDEGSNSDVTYSYSLYTSEKTQETFNLNPSTGEITVKGMLNYEDFKIYDMEVIATDKGVTALSGQCTIKIVVEDMNDNHPEISIKSFQSPVNENIELDTVIAVVSVSDKDSGDNGVVDLHIPDNMPFKLRESSDNYYELVVSELLDREKVPEYDVTFTVTDRGSPPLSDNETMTLELLDVNDNVPQFPQSFYTIRVMENNAPGALLSSLTAFDPDLHENQYLVYFILEKEIANTSMSMLFSINPENGNLYALKTFDYEIEKEFLFHIEARDSGSPPLSSNVTVHIIIVDQNDNAPVIVSPWRAHGSVVEEKIPRSTDKGSLVAKVIALDTDSVHNSRITYQFLQVTDATLFSLDQYNGEIRTMRMFSYRDPRHQRLVVVAKDNGEPALSATVTIKLSTMETAVKAYSDMTEVPLEYDIFSDLNLYLVIGLGSVSFLLLITILVTIVLKCQKPKPSKAAPPCRNSVISERNSTIADSTLVSNDAYWYSLFLAETRKGKLVVRQPVPKGSRYIVSSIPRGTGLTDTSDSAPSTLQV; encoded by the coding sequence ATGGGGCCGGTTGTGACAGTGCAGTGTTGCCAAAGGTACGTGCTGCTCGTTATTCTTCTTTCAATTGTTCGTAATATATCGACTTCAGTGACTCATTATTCAATACCCGAGGAGATGAAAGAAGGATCAGTCGTCGCTAATCTCGCTACCGATCTCGGTCTggatgtaaaaacactgaatcagaGGAAGATGCGTCTCGACATCATTGCAAACAAGAAATATCTGGACGTGAACAAAGAGACTGGTGAACTGTATATTGTTGAAAAGATAGACAGGGAATACCTCTGCCCCACGAAGTCATCAGCGTCGTGCTATCTCAAACTGGAGGTTATACTAGAAAATCCATTACGAATCTTTAATATAGAAGTAGAAATTTTGGATATGAACGACAACGCCCCACAGTTTCGACGGGACGCCATTCATTTAGATATATCTGAAGCAACACCAAAAGGAGAGAGATTCTCTCTCAGTAATGCAGTTGATCCTGATGTTGGAATTAATTCAGTGAAAACCTACCATCTGAGTGAGAGTGACCATTTTAATATTGAAGTGCAGACTGGTAGAGATGGGTCTAAATTTGCAGAATTAATCTTAACAAAGACTTTAGATCGAGAGCAGCAGGCTGTTCATAATTTAATACTCACAGCTGTAGATGGAGGAACACCTGCTCGATCTGGCACTGCAAGTGTTATTGTGCATGTGCTGGACACAAATGATAACGCTCCTGCTTTTGACAAAGCAAAttacaacataaaaataatggaaaattCTCCCATCGGCAGCCTCGTTGTTCATCTCAATGCAACAGATTTAGATGAAGGGTCAAACTCTGATGTAACATACTCATACAGTTTATATACGTCAGAGAAAACACAAGAAACATTTAATCTGAATCCTTCCACTGGTGAAATTACTGTTAAAGGAATGTTAAATTATGAAGACTTCAAGATTTATGATATGGAAGTTATAGCAACTGATAAAGGAGTCACTGCATTATCAGGACAATGTACTATAAAGATTGTGGTTGAAGACATGAATGACAACCACCCAGAAATATCTATTAAATCATTTCAGAGTCCAGTCAATGAAAACATAGAATTAGACACAGTGATAGCAGTAGTTAGTGTCAGTGATAAAGACTCAGGTGACAATGGAGTGGTTGATCTTCATATTCCAGATAATATGCCTTTCAAACTGAGGGAATCCTCTGATAACTATTATGAATTAGTAGTGTCAGAGCTATTAGACCGCGAGAAGGTCCCGGAATATGACGTCACTTTCACGGTGACAGACAGAGGTTCTCCTCCTTTATCTGACAATGAAACTATGACTTTAGAGTTGCTGGATGTTAATGACAATGTTCCACAGTTCCCTCAGTCATTTTATACTATCCGTGTGATGGAGAATAACGCACCTGGAGCCTTGCTCAGTTCACTCACTGCGTTTGACCCTGACCTCCATGAAAACCAGTATCTAGTTTATTTCATCCTAGAGAAGGAGATAGCCAACACCTCCATGTCCATGCTGTTCTCCATCAATCCAGAGAACGGGAATCTTTACGCACTGAAAACTTTTGACTATGAGATCGAGAAGGAGTTTCTTTTCCACATCGAGGCCAGAGACTCTGGCTCTCCTCCACTCAGCAGCAACGTCACGGTCCACATCATTATTGTGGACCAGAACGACAACGCTCCGGTCATTGTGTCTCCATGGCGCGCGCACGGCTCGGTGGTGGAGGAAAAGATCCCCAGATCCACCGATAAAGGCTCTCTGGTTGCCAAGGTGATAGCCTTAGACACCGACTCGGTGCACAACTCTCGGATTACCTACCAGTTTCTACAGGTGACTGACGCCACCTTGTTCAGTCTGGACCAATACAACGGAGAGATCCGGACTATGAGGATGTTCAGTTACAGAGATCCGCGTCACCAGAGACTGGTTGTTGTTGCCAAGGACAACGGGGAGCCTGCTCTCTCTGCTACAGTCACCATCAAGCTGTCCACGATGGAGACTGCCGTTAAGGCCTACTCTGACATGACTGAGGTGCCTCTGGAATATGACATCTTCTCAGACCTCAACCTGTATTTGGTCATCGGTCTGGGCTCGGTGTCATTTCTCCTGCTCATCACCATATTGGTCACCATCGTGCTCAAGTGTCAGAAGCCCAAGCCCAGCAAAGCGGCTCCTCCCTGCAGGAACAGTGTGATCAGTGAGAGGAACTCCACCATCGCAGATTCCACTCTGGTCTCCAACGATGCCTACTGGTACAGTCTGTTTCTAGCAGAGACCAGGAAAGGAAAGCTGGTGGTTAGACAGCCTGTGCCAAAGGGCTCCAGATACATCGTGTCCAGTATACCGAGAGGGACAGGACTCACAGACACTAGTGACTCAGCACCATCCACTCTGCAGGTATGA